A stretch of Flavobacterium sp. N2270 DNA encodes these proteins:
- a CDS encoding DapH/DapD/GlmU-related protein, whose translation MRQQIKYFSQDLNRLLGKYKIRILHIWLSRIFWGLFLYRFERGMFLLLGKPYSVIRVFFIPFFNLIQAYSNMDINYKADIKGGLLILHPSVGVVISGLSVIGENLTLTGGNVIGGRAGTKEKGIIIGDRCHLGANAVVLGPVVLGNRINIGASACVVNSCEIDHTILIGVPAKPLSK comes from the coding sequence ATGAGACAACAAATAAAATATTTTTCGCAAGACCTAAATAGATTATTAGGAAAATATAAAATAAGAATTTTACATATTTGGTTGAGTAGGATTTTTTGGGGACTTTTTTTGTATCGATTCGAGAGAGGTATGTTTCTTTTATTGGGTAAGCCTTATTCAGTTATAAGAGTGTTCTTTATTCCTTTTTTTAATTTAATACAAGCTTATTCTAATATGGATATCAATTACAAGGCAGATATTAAGGGAGGGCTTTTGATTTTACATCCTTCTGTAGGTGTTGTGATTTCGGGGTTATCAGTAATTGGAGAAAATTTAACTTTAACTGGAGGAAATGTCATTGGAGGTAGAGCAGGAACCAAAGAAAAAGGAATTATTATAGGTGATAGATGTCATCTTGGTGCAAATGCAGTTGTTTTAGGTCCTGTTGTTTTAGGTAATAGAATAAATATTGGGGCGTCTGCTTGTGTTGTAAACTCTTGTGAAATTGATCATACAATATTAATAGGTGTCCCGGCTAAACCACTTTCAAAATAA